A part of Clostridium novyi genomic DNA contains:
- a CDS encoding FAD-binding oxidoreductase, translating to MCEYKKIDNKDLEFLRLVVGNDNVLYGDEINEDYSHDELGGISNYPDVLVRVHSTEEVSKIMKYAYDNTIPVVVRGSGTGLVGASVPLHGGIMLETTEMNHILELDEENLTLTLEPGVLLMEIGKYVEENDLFYPPDPGEKSATIGGNISTNAGGMRAVKYGVTRDYVRGLEVVLPNGDVLELGGKVVKNSSGYSLKDLIIGSEGTLGIVTKAILKLLPLPKKSISLLIPYKDIDTAIEMVPKIIKSKAVPTAIEFMQREVILCAEEYLGKKFPDTSSDAYLLLTFDGNSTEQVEKDYETVADLCLKEGALDVFIVDTDERKESVWSARGAFLEAIKASTTEMDECDVVVPRNKVATFIKYTHELEKEFNMRIPSFGHAGDGNLHVYICRDDLNDKDWKDNLSKLFECMYKKSQELNGLVSGEHGIGYAKKEYMFEQYGSSYMNIMRGIKKAFDEKNILNPDKVCR from the coding sequence ATGTGCGAATACAAAAAAATAGATAATAAAGACTTAGAATTCTTAAGATTAGTAGTAGGTAATGATAATGTTCTATATGGTGATGAAATAAATGAAGATTATAGTCATGATGAGTTAGGTGGAATAAGTAATTACCCAGATGTTTTAGTAAGAGTTCATTCAACAGAAGAAGTTTCTAAGATAATGAAATATGCATATGATAATACTATACCAGTAGTTGTAAGAGGCTCAGGTACAGGACTTGTAGGGGCTTCCGTTCCATTACATGGAGGAATAATGCTTGAAACTACTGAAATGAACCATATATTAGAATTAGATGAAGAAAATTTAACTCTTACATTAGAACCAGGCGTACTTTTAATGGAGATAGGTAAATATGTAGAGGAAAATGATCTTTTCTATCCACCAGATCCAGGTGAAAAAAGTGCTACAATAGGTGGAAACATAAGTACAAATGCTGGAGGAATGAGAGCTGTTAAATATGGCGTTACAAGAGACTATGTTCGTGGTCTTGAAGTAGTTCTTCCAAATGGAGATGTTTTAGAACTTGGTGGAAAAGTAGTTAAAAATAGTTCAGGATATAGTTTAAAAGATTTAATTATTGGTTCAGAAGGTACATTAGGTATAGTAACAAAAGCTATATTAAAATTATTACCACTACCTAAAAAATCAATAAGCTTACTTATACCATATAAGGATATAGATACAGCAATTGAAATGGTTCCAAAGATTATAAAATCAAAGGCAGTACCAACAGCAATAGAATTTATGCAAAGAGAAGTAATACTATGTGCTGAGGAGTATTTAGGAAAGAAATTCCCTGATACTTCATCAGATGCATATCTTCTATTAACCTTCGATGGAAATAGTACAGAACAAGTTGAAAAAGATTATGAAACTGTTGCAGATCTTTGCTTAAAAGAAGGAGCATTGGATGTATTCATAGTTGATACAGATGAAAGAAAAGAATCTGTATGGTCAGCTAGAGGAGCATTCCTTGAAGCAATTAAAGCATCAACTACTGAAATGGATGAATGTGATGTTGTTGTTCCAAGAAATAAGGTAGCAACATTTATAAAGTATACTCATGAGCTAGAAAAAGAGTTTAATATGAGAATACCAAGCTTTGGTCATGCTGGAGATGGAAATTTACATGTGTACATTTGTAGGGATGATTTAAATGATAAAGATTGGAAAGATAATTTAAGTAAATTATTTGAATGCATGTATAAAAAATCACAGGAGTTAAATGGACTTGTATCTGGTGAACATGGAATTGGTTATGCTAAGAAAGAATATATGTTTGAACAATATGGAAGCAGTTATATGAATATCATGAGAGGTATTAAGAAGGCTTTTGATGAAAAGAATATTTTAAATCCTGACAAAGTGTGTCGTTAA
- the gltX gene encoding glutamate--tRNA ligase, whose amino-acid sequence MSANEVRTRFAPSPTGYMHVGNLRTALYTYLIAKHDNGKFILRIEDTDQGRYVEGAVDVIYRTLKMTGLTHDEGPDIGGPVGPYIQSERRGLYLDYAKELVEKDEAYYCFCDKERLDSLKETSGTFKYDGHCRSLSKEEVEEKLASGIPYVIRQKNPLDGETTFEDEIYGTITVDNSELEDMILIKSDGLPTYNFANVIDDHLMGITHVVRGNEYLSSAPKYNRLYNAFGWDIPTYIHCPPIMKDAHNKLSKRNGDASFEDLLAKGYLKDAVVNFIALLGWNPGTNQEIFTLEELVEQFDYRNIHKAPSIFDTVKLKWMNGEYIKKLSLEKFHEYALPYYKEVFTEEEMTKYNLLKLSEQVQTRIEVFTEIPALVSFVKELPDYDISIYAHKKMKTNSENSLITLEKALPALENLQDWTFDNLNDVIYALVKDLEVKNGVVFWPIRTALSGEASSPGGAFELAEILGKEESLKRIRIGIEKLQQANE is encoded by the coding sequence ATGTCAGCAAATGAAGTTAGAACAAGATTTGCACCAAGTCCAACTGGATATATGCACGTTGGAAACTTGCGAACAGCACTTTACACTTATCTTATTGCAAAACATGACAATGGTAAGTTTATACTAAGAATTGAAGATACAGATCAAGGAAGATATGTTGAAGGTGCAGTTGATGTAATATATAGAACACTAAAAATGACTGGATTAACACATGATGAAGGTCCAGATATTGGTGGTCCTGTAGGTCCTTATATTCAAAGTGAAAGACGTGGATTATATTTAGACTATGCTAAAGAATTAGTTGAAAAAGATGAAGCTTATTATTGCTTCTGTGATAAAGAAAGACTTGATTCATTAAAAGAAACATCTGGTACTTTTAAATATGACGGTCATTGTAGAAGTCTTTCTAAAGAAGAAGTTGAAGAAAAATTAGCATCAGGTATTCCTTATGTTATAAGACAAAAAAATCCTTTAGATGGTGAAACAACTTTTGAAGATGAAATCTATGGAACAATTACAGTAGATAATTCAGAACTTGAAGACATGATATTAATTAAATCAGATGGTCTTCCAACATATAACTTTGCAAATGTTATAGATGATCACTTAATGGGAATAACTCACGTTGTACGTGGAAACGAATACTTATCTTCTGCTCCAAAATACAACAGATTATATAATGCTTTTGGATGGGATATACCAACTTATATCCACTGTCCTCCAATTATGAAAGATGCCCATAACAAATTAAGTAAGAGAAATGGTGATGCTTCTTTTGAAGATTTACTTGCAAAAGGATATCTTAAAGATGCAGTTGTAAACTTTATAGCTCTTCTTGGATGGAATCCTGGTACTAATCAAGAAATATTTACTCTTGAAGAATTAGTTGAACAATTTGATTATAGAAATATTCATAAAGCTCCATCTATATTTGACACTGTAAAATTAAAGTGGATGAATGGTGAATATATAAAGAAACTTTCTCTTGAAAAATTCCATGAGTATGCATTACCATACTATAAAGAAGTTTTCACAGAAGAAGAAATGACAAAGTACAACCTACTAAAATTAAGTGAACAAGTACAAACTAGAATTGAAGTATTTACTGAAATACCTGCACTTGTAAGCTTTGTAAAAGAATTACCTGATTATGATATTTCAATATATGCTCATAAAAAAATGAAGACTAATTCTGAAAACTCATTAATAACTTTAGAAAAAGCTCTTCCAGCTCTAGAAAATTTACAAGATTGGACTTTTGATAATCTTAATGATGTAATATATGCATTAGTTAAAGACTTAGAAGTTAAAAATGGAGTTGTTTTCTGGCCTATTAGAACTGCTTTATCTGGAGAAGCTTCTTCACCTGGTGGCGCTTTTGAACTTGCTGAAATCCTAGGAAAAGAAGAGTCTTTAAAAAGAATTAGAATCGGAATTGAAAAATTACAACAAGCAAATGAATAA
- a CDS encoding Ig-like domain-containing protein gives MKNRRRIALIIASVVTFTLTPISFVNKNVQATEIYTKYDKSSTKVQNKYDIKEKVLKVKQFENSTVILTKMALYFIKDGKVKKYDFSKNEILCSTNIHRDDRYIYVSPYKKNGYYEILTIDTKNLSSKITNVSKYIDINNNDKLQEVVIDSNKNIWLLVYESNKKQYKLLKTSDKGKKYTKEKYVVKEREKDSYNNAIINVKVDDSQTVHFKVSQIDKSGKNQYILKSISKYGKEKNIKLKDDIRDYIIDKNGHIWTISKEKIEYLSPSGERLKLFNGKDIKDITIDSRYNIWILDNDKIKEVYNHKIKDVYNVAKDSKEFSIYSKDNIVIKNTRGFTIKINGKDEEVLVDSYVANSAVVLKDKDSQIRILSDEYDNKSDYKMDDDVVLDITLKDDKFILNNKIRTNFSTYYNSMVYNGDVYLVRYNTLYKLKNNSMEEYVKFNKEEYNEFASSISFDKNDNIYIVGIKNIYVIDKNKNVDKIPLSKIYPDEVADENILLKDKNKDVYVITKTRKGIKFNKLDGKNFRTINYRFQDKKEPINIFLNEKDEFEFVYKDDKNGYKVYKLDENLLPQEDSRFNNEGLALMKTYNEIKNLKKTDDGKLILWIGKNMIYTKKRVEEKFIGLYDISSKDIINSMVKGKDGRVYIGTSNSGVICYGRKIDKNPANYTEMVLKQGNKVDKDKEWIIRFNKKLDKNSVNDNNIIVVREDGEVEPIKITLNEDGTSIKISPEKKYKEEEYYIFINKNIKSQSGKNLKKDIYSKFTVVKSNKIEDLGRFEIMEPVNVDIKNKEVVKTVINKWKDNIEAKAHLKNNILKVGKVSIKEVKIAYDTAYILFNAEILNKVNDKIEKSEKNIGLNCKRINKSWNIIE, from the coding sequence ATGAAAAACAGAAGAAGGATTGCATTAATAATTGCAAGTGTAGTTACCTTTACATTAACACCTATTAGTTTTGTAAATAAAAATGTACAAGCTACAGAAATTTATACAAAATACGATAAAAGTTCAACTAAGGTACAAAATAAGTATGATATTAAAGAAAAAGTGTTAAAAGTAAAACAATTTGAAAATTCCACAGTAATTTTGACTAAAATGGCGTTATATTTTATAAAAGATGGTAAAGTTAAGAAATACGATTTTAGTAAAAATGAAATATTATGCTCTACAAATATTCATAGAGATGATAGATATATATATGTATCTCCATATAAGAAAAATGGATATTATGAAATATTAACAATAGATACTAAGAATTTATCTAGTAAAATCACAAATGTAAGTAAATATATTGATATTAACAATAACGATAAACTACAAGAAGTTGTTATAGATAGTAATAAAAATATATGGTTATTAGTATATGAAAGTAATAAAAAACAATATAAATTATTGAAAACTAGTGATAAAGGGAAAAAATATACAAAAGAAAAATATGTTGTAAAAGAAAGAGAAAAAGATAGTTATAATAATGCTATTATAAATGTGAAAGTTGATGATAGCCAAACAGTACATTTTAAGGTTTCACAGATTGATAAAAGCGGAAAAAATCAATATATATTAAAAAGTATATCAAAATATGGAAAAGAAAAAAATATTAAGCTTAAGGATGATATTAGAGATTATATTATAGATAAAAATGGACATATTTGGACTATATCTAAAGAAAAAATAGAATACTTATCACCTAGTGGAGAGAGATTAAAATTATTCAATGGTAAAGACATAAAAGATATAACTATAGATAGTAGATATAATATTTGGATCTTGGATAATGATAAAATTAAAGAAGTCTATAATCATAAGATTAAAGATGTTTATAATGTAGCAAAAGATAGTAAAGAATTCAGTATATACTCAAAAGATAATATTGTTATAAAAAATACTAGGGGATTTACAATAAAAATAAATGGCAAGGATGAAGAAGTTTTAGTGGATAGTTATGTTGCAAATTCTGCTGTTGTATTGAAAGATAAAGATTCACAAATTAGAATTTTAAGTGATGAATATGATAATAAATCAGATTATAAAATGGATGATGATGTTGTATTAGATATTACTCTAAAAGATGATAAGTTTATTTTAAATAATAAAATAAGAACAAATTTTTCAACATATTATAATTCCATGGTATATAATGGAGATGTATATTTAGTAAGATATAATACACTTTATAAATTAAAAAATAATTCTATGGAGGAATATGTTAAATTTAATAAAGAAGAATATAATGAATTTGCAAGCAGTATAAGCTTTGATAAAAATGATAATATTTATATAGTTGGAATAAAAAATATTTATGTAATCGACAAGAATAAAAATGTAGATAAAATTCCTTTATCAAAAATTTATCCAGATGAAGTAGCTGATGAAAATATATTATTAAAGGATAAAAATAAAGATGTATATGTGATTACAAAAACTAGAAAAGGTATAAAATTCAATAAATTAGATGGAAAAAATTTTAGAACAATTAATTATAGATTTCAAGATAAAAAAGAACCCATAAATATATTTTTGAATGAAAAAGATGAATTCGAATTTGTATATAAAGATGATAAGAATGGATATAAAGTTTATAAACTTGATGAAAATTTATTGCCACAGGAAGATAGTAGATTTAATAATGAAGGTTTAGCACTTATGAAGACTTATAATGAAATTAAAAATTTAAAAAAGACTGATGATGGTAAATTAATATTATGGATTGGAAAAAACATGATTTATACTAAAAAACGAGTAGAAGAAAAATTTATAGGGCTTTATGATATTAGTTCAAAAGATATTATAAATAGTATGGTTAAAGGAAAAGATGGAAGAGTATATATTGGAACTTCTAACTCTGGAGTTATATGTTATGGACGAAAAATAGATAAAAATCCAGCTAATTATACAGAGATGGTTCTAAAGCAAGGTAATAAAGTTGATAAAGATAAAGAGTGGATTATAAGATTTAATAAAAAATTAGATAAAAATAGTGTAAATGATAATAACATAATTGTAGTAAGAGAAGATGGAGAAGTAGAACCAATAAAAATTACACTAAATGAAGATGGAACTTCAATTAAAATTTCTCCGGAAAAAAAGTATAAGGAAGAAGAGTATTATATATTTATAAATAAAAATATTAAATCACAGTCTGGAAAAAATTTAAAAAAGGATATATATAGCAAATTTACAGTTGTAAAGTCTAATAAAATTGAGGATTTAGGAAGATTTGAAATTATGGAACCAGTAAATGTGGATATTAAAAATAAAGAAGTTGTGAAAACTGTTATTAATAAATGGAAAGATAATATTGAAGCTAAAGCACATTTAAAAAATAATATATTAAAAGTAGGAAAAGTTTCAATAAAAGAAGTTAAGATAGCATATGATACAGCATATATATTATTTAATGCTGAAATTTTAAATAAGGTTAATGATAAAATAGAAAAAAGTGAAAAGAATATTGGGCTAAATTGTAAAAGAATTAATAAATCTTGGAATATAATTGAATAA
- a CDS encoding phosphatase PAP2 family protein, translating to MYISDSDNNKNTVKYYLYLLGLLSIGWITFFIIKLRDSFVAGGGKFDNIAINYVSSIRNHTLNKLVVIVSKSGDTIIAIIFTILVFLFFYIIRRKKEAWFYSITVLVIAIISQVFKFIVKRPRPTGNWLVNIHGYSFPSGHSVLSMTTALLIIYFVLTNLRNKGLAILLSILIYIYGSLVGISRVYVGVHYISDVVGGWTLATICVFISLLIFNKINNKKSTKYIL from the coding sequence ATGTATATAAGTGATTCAGACAATAATAAGAATACTGTAAAATATTATTTGTATTTACTAGGATTATTATCTATAGGATGGATAACTTTTTTTATTATAAAATTAAGGGATAGTTTTGTTGCTGGTGGAGGAAAATTTGACAATATAGCAATTAACTATGTTTCAAGTATTAGAAACCATACTCTTAATAAGTTAGTAGTTATAGTAAGTAAAAGTGGTGATACAATAATAGCTATAATATTTACTATTTTAGTATTTTTGTTTTTTTACATAATAAGAAGAAAAAAAGAAGCTTGGTTTTATTCTATAACAGTTTTAGTAATTGCTATTATTAGTCAAGTGTTTAAGTTTATAGTTAAAAGACCAAGACCAACAGGAAATTGGCTTGTAAATATACATGGATATAGTTTCCCAAGTGGACATTCAGTATTATCTATGACCACTGCTTTACTTATAATATATTTTGTTTTAACAAATTTAAGAAATAAGGGGTTAGCAATACTATTAAGTATACTCATATATATTTATGGTTCGTTAGTAGGGATTAGCAGAGTATATGTAGGTGTCCATTATATAAGTGATGTAGTTGGAGGCTGGACTCTTGCAACTATATGTGTTTTTATAAGTTTATTAATATTTAATAAGATAAATAATAAAAAATCTACTAAGTATATATTATAA
- a CDS encoding L,D-transpeptidase family protein: MNHERNALILFFISIFSLTLLCSIKVCRNNPRKKPLIKKSINIKSHMVENNTNEKNVSKNEKTIKKYISNPVTSKIKEKKFIPLKLGSNGNEVKALQQKLNKFGYKINLDGIFGHSTEIAIYDFQKRNDLARDGIVGKSTLKKLDLEPTEKTMYNPKANIFSSVNSSNYFENFINKKNSNSITDYYIWVNTNTPKTYIFKGYNHHWKLIRTLPCTVGKSSTPTIKGTFSIGNKGESFIVRNNPKLMCKYFTQINGDYLFHTILLNRNGSIANGILGGKLSHGCIRLSINDAKFIYYNIPKKTTVYIN, translated from the coding sequence ATGAACCACGAAAGAAATGCCCTAATATTATTTTTTATTTCTATATTTTCTTTAACTTTATTGTGTAGCATTAAGGTATGTAGAAACAATCCACGAAAAAAACCATTAATTAAAAAAAGTATAAACATAAAATCTCATATGGTTGAAAATAATACTAATGAAAAAAATGTATCTAAAAATGAAAAAACCATAAAAAAATATATATCTAATCCTGTAACATCAAAAATTAAAGAAAAAAAGTTTATACCTTTAAAACTAGGGTCAAATGGAAATGAAGTTAAAGCATTACAACAAAAACTTAATAAATTTGGATATAAAATAAATTTAGATGGAATATTTGGTCATTCTACCGAAATTGCTATTTATGACTTTCAAAAAAGAAATGATTTAGCTAGAGATGGTATAGTAGGCAAATCAACTTTAAAAAAATTAGATTTAGAGCCAACGGAAAAAACTATGTATAATCCTAAAGCTAATATTTTTTCTTCCGTTAATAGCTCTAATTACTTTGAAAACTTTATAAACAAAAAAAATTCAAATAGTATCACAGACTACTATATATGGGTAAATACTAATACACCTAAAACTTATATATTTAAAGGATATAATCATCATTGGAAACTTATAAGAACTTTACCCTGCACTGTTGGTAAGTCCTCTACCCCTACAATAAAAGGAACTTTTTCTATTGGAAATAAGGGTGAATCATTTATTGTTAGAAATAATCCTAAATTGATGTGTAAATATTTTACTCAAATAAATGGAGATTATCTATTTCACACAATATTACTAAATAGAAATGGGAGCATTGCAAACGGTATATTAGGTGGTAAATTATCTCATGGTTGTATAAGACTTTCTATAAATGATGCAAAATTCATTTATTATAATATACCTAAAAAAACTACTGTATATATAAATTAA